The Candidatus Palauibacter australiensis genome includes a region encoding these proteins:
- a CDS encoding DUF4212 domain-containing protein, producing MNRSAAGRDHLAYWRRNLRYVGILLAIWALVSYGAGIVFADALDTIRIPGTGFPLGFWFAQQGAIYVFVVLIFVYVFLMNRLDREFDVDERDEEGAA from the coding sequence ATGAATCGATCCGCAGCAGGCCGCGATCACCTGGCGTACTGGCGCCGCAACCTCCGTTACGTGGGGATTCTCCTCGCGATCTGGGCTCTGGTGTCCTACGGCGCCGGGATCGTGTTCGCCGACGCGCTCGACACGATCCGGATCCCGGGGACCGGCTTCCCGCTCGGATTCTGGTTCGCGCAGCAGGGCGCGATCTACGTCTTCGTCGTCCTCATCTTCGTCTACGTCTTCCTCATGAACCGGCTCGACCGGGAGTTCGACGTCGACGAGCGTGACGAGGAGGGCGCGGCATGA